The following are encoded in a window of Vigna unguiculata cultivar IT97K-499-35 chromosome 8, ASM411807v1, whole genome shotgun sequence genomic DNA:
- the LOC114193710 gene encoding taxadiene 5-alpha hydroxylase-like: MNLLWLGFLFFIPILLLFRRERNPSKRVPPGSLGIPIIGQSLGLLRAMRANTAEKWVQERINKYGPISKLSLFGKPTVLIYGQAANKFVFSSGGNAIANQQTQSIKAILGDRNLLELSGEDHSRVRGALVSFLKPESLKMYVGKMDEEFRNHLQMHWEGKHQVKVLPLMKNLTFNIICSLLFGLERGKQRDQYLDSFQTMIEGMWSVPINVPFTRYNRSLRESARIQTMLKETVQKKRIELEQNAASARQDLISCLLGMVDEDGKHVMTENEILDNIKLVMVAGHDTSSVLITFIIRLLANEPAIYAAVLQEQEEIAKGKSSGEALTWEDLSKMKYTWRVAMETLRMFPPIFGGFRKAATDIEYDGYFIPKGWQIFWVTAMTHMDNSIFSEALKFEPGRFENQASLPPYCFVPFGGGARICPGYEFSRLETLVAIHYLVTRFSWKLCSDNFFSRDPMPVPSQGLLIQIWPRRLS; encoded by the exons ATGAATCTTCTTTGGTTGGGTTTTCTCTTCTTCATCCCAATCCTTCTTCTGTTCAGAAGAGAAAGAAACCCTTCTAAAAGGGTTCCTCCTGGTTCACTTGGAATACCTATTATTGGCCAAAGTCTCGGCCTTCTTCGAGCTATGCGTGCCAACACTGCAGAAAAATGGGTTCAAGAAAGGATCAACAAGTATGGTCCCATTTCAAAGCTAAGCCTATTCGGAAAACCAACAGTGTTAATCTATGGACAAGCTGCAAATAAGTTTGTATTCTCTAGTGGCGGCAACGCAATTGCTAACCAGCAAACACAATCGATAAAAGCGATCCTAGGTGACCGAAACTTGCTGGAACTGAGTGGTGAAGATCACAGCCGAGTCAGAGGTGCACTTGTCTCGTTTTTGAAGCCAGAGTCTTTGAAGATGTATGTGGGAAAAATGGATGAAGAATTCAGAAATCACCTTCAGATGCATTGGGAGGGGAAACACCAAGTCAAG GTATTGCCCCTGATGAAGAATCTCACGTTCAATATAATCTGCTCTCTTTTGTTTGGTCTTGAGCGTGGAAAACAGAGAGATCAGTACCTGGATTCCTTCCAAACGATGATAGAAGGAATGTGGTCAGTCCCAATTAACGTGCCCTTCACACGTTACAATCGTAGCCTTAGAGAAAGTGCAAGAATTCAGACCATGCTGAAGGAGACTGTGCAGAAGAAGAGGATTGAACTCGAGCAAAATGCAGCATCTGCACGCCAAGACTTGATTAGTTGCTTGTTAGGCATGGTTGATGAAGATGGCAAACACGTTATGACAGAGAACGAAATCCTCGACAACATTAAGCTTGTCATGGTTGCTGGACACGACACTTCATCTGTTCTAATAACTTTCATCATCAGACTTTTAGCCAACGAACCTGCTATTTATGCAGCAGTTCTTCAAG AACAGGAAGAGATAGCAAAAGGCAAGTCCTCTGGAGAGGCATTGACATGGGAAGATCTTTCAAAGATGAAGTACACATGGAGAGTAGCAATGGAAACTCTTAGAATGTTTCCTCCTATTTTTGGTGGCTTCAGAAAAGCTGCAACAGATATTGAATACGATGGATATTTCATACCCAAAGGATGGCAG ATTTTCTGGGTGACAGCAATGACCCACATGGATAACAGCATTTTCTCAGAGGCATTGAAGTTTGAACCTGGTAGATTTGAAAACCAAGCATCTTTACCACCCTACTGCTTCGTTCCATTTGGTGGGGGAGCAAGAATATGTCCAGGGTATGAGTTTTCGAGGCTTGAAACTCTAGTTGCAATTCATTACCTGGTGACCCGGTTCAGTTGGAAGCTATGTTCAGACAATTTCTTCAGTAGGGATCCAATGCCAGTACCATCTCAAGGGCTACTCATTCAAATTTGGCCAAGGAGACTTTCTTAA
- the LOC114193402 gene encoding protein FATTY ACID EXPORT 6-like — protein MHDFCFTIPYGLMLVGGGLFAYISKGSVASLAGGAGSGLLLIIAGYISLNAFGKRKNSYFALVLETACAATLTGVMGRRYLETSKIMPAGLVAGISALMTLFYLFKLATGGNHLPTKAE, from the exons ATGCACGACTTCTGCTTCACGATACCGTACGGTTTGATGCTAGTTGGTGGTGGACTGTTTGCGTACATATCGAAAGGGAGCGTAGCTTCTCTCGCCGGAGGTGCCGGTTCCGGTTTGCTTCTCATCATCGCCGGCTACATCAGTCTCAATGCCTTTGGCAAACGAAAGAACTCTTACTTCGCTCTCGTTCTTGAGACCG CTTGTGCAGCCACACTAACTGGGGTTATGGGGCGGCGATATTTGGAAACATCCAAGATTATGCCTGCTGGTCTTGTTGCAGGAATCAG TGCTCTCATGACTCTGTTTTATCTCTTCAAACTGGCAACCGGCGGCAACCATCTCCCCACCAAGGCTGAGTGA
- the LOC114194418 gene encoding uncharacterized protein LOC114194418 codes for MVFLVTQIQTTPWFNLKPLHGHKLLLRRVTKISMSTIQGNSKRPICPSCSKPTRTCLCSRILTPCLQNSVHVTILQHALERKHPLNSTRIARLGLKNLTVATVSDVNFHARFQIRLLDPNCQTGRAGNVMNVLLSRPYGEFGDTQKLFSEKSSNLSDVDDAEKCGLRSDLGCFLDSPTHFEVGTQVSSTDGALVNDEVEKNAVSPNFGLTRGVHEHNGSLAINVAIGKYGAISSLSHIWIAQAQAQCESPKLSFDNILAYPEASEALSEGFLVKKFQRKPPNRDADLEEECEEFELEVRPGSVLLFPSDKAVNISDLDAIGFEVKNLIVLDGTWAKAKRIYSENPWLNVLPHVKLEVNEASLYSDVRHQPKAGYLSTIESIVFALKAVGENQEGLDGLLDTFESMVGDQRRCKEERLSKHFSS; via the coding sequence ATGGTTTTTCTTGTTACCCAAATCCAAACCACCCCCTGGTTCAATCTCAAACCTTTACACGGTCACAAGCTCCTTCTGCGGAGAGTCACCAAGATTTCGATGTCGACAATTCAGGGTAATTCTAAAAGACCCATTTGCCCGTCTTGTTCCAAACCCACACGAACGTGTCTCTGCTCTCGAATCCTCACACCGTGTCTCCAAAATTCCGTCCACGTAACCATTCTGCAGCACGCTCTTGAGCGTAAGCACCCCCTCAATTCTACCAGAATCGCTAGATTGGGCCTCAAGAATCTCACCGTTGCAACTGTTTCTGATGTTAATTTCCACGCCCGGTTCCAGATTCGCTTGTTGGATCCGAATTGCCAAACGGGTCGTGCTGGAAACGTCATGAATGTACTCCTTTCTCGTCCGTATGGCGAATTTGGAGACACCCAGAAACTGTTTTCTGAGAAAAGCTCTAACTTGAGCGATGTTGATGATGCCGAAAAATGTGGTTTGAGAAGTGATCTTGGATGTTTTCTGGATTCTCCCACTCATTTTGAAGTTGGGACTCAAGTGAGTTCCACTGATGGTGCACTGGTGAATGatgaagttgagaaaaatgCTGTCTCTCCAAATTTTGGTTTAACTAGAGGTGTGCATGAACATAATGGTAGTCTTGCTATTAATGTTGCCATTGGCAAATATGGTGCCATTAGCTCTCTGTCTCATATTTGGATAGCACAAGCACAAGCACAATGTGAATCCCCCAAGTTAAGCTTTGACAATATTTTGGCTTATCCCGAAGCTTCTGAAGCACTCTCAGAAGGGTTTTTGGTGAAGAAGTTTCAAAGAAAGCCACCGAACAGGGATGCAGACTTGGAAGAAGAATGTGAAGAATTTGAGCTGGAGGTTCGTCCTGGATCAGTGCTACTATTTCCCTCTGATAAGGCTGTGAATATTAGTGACCTAGATGCTATTGGTTTTGAGGTGAAGAACTTGATTGTTTTGGATGGAACATGGGCCAAGGCGAAAAGGATTTACAGTGAAAATCCTTGGTTGAATGTTTTGCCCCATGTGAAGTTGGAAGTAAATGAGGCGAGCTTATATAGTGATGTGAGACATCAGCCTAAAGCTGGTTACTTGTCTACCATTGAGAGTATTGTATTTGCCTTGAAGGCAGTTGGGGAGAATCAAGAGGGTTTGGATGGTCTCTTGGATACTTTTGAGTCCATGGTTGGAGACCAGAGACGCTGTAAAGAAGAGAGACTGAGCAAACACTTCTCCAGTTGA
- the LOC114194417 gene encoding purple acid phosphatase 18-like translates to MLSQVDTDMERPNHKLLLILTLLFSTVTVESEYLRPLPRKTLTFSRYSISKAHSSYPQQVHISLAGEKHIRVTWITDDKRSPSYVEYGTLPGRYDSIAEGEFTSYNYMLYTSGMIHHVVIGPLEDNTVYFYRCGGKGPEFQLKTPPNQFPIVFAVAGDLGQTGWTKSTLDHIDQSQYDVYLLPGDLSYADCMQHLWDSFGELVEPLASTRPWMVTEGNHEEENILLFTDKFVSYNSRWKMPFEESGSTSNLYYSFEVAGVHVIMLGSYEDYDVSSEQYRWLKEDLSKVDRVKTPWLLVSFHVPWYNSNKAHQGAGDDMMAAIEPLLYDASVDLVLAGHVHAYERSKRVYNGRLDPCGAVHITIGDGGNREGLARKYINPQPKWSEFREASFGHGELKFVNSTHALWSWHRNDDDNSVKVDDIWINSLVSSGCVDQKTHELRSTLMIP, encoded by the exons ATGTTGTCTCAGGTAGATACTGATATGGAACGACCAAACCACAAACTTCTTCTGATTCTGACGCTTCTTTTTTCAACCGTCACGGTTGAATCTGAATACCTTCGCCCTCTTCCTCGTAAAACCTTAACCTTCTCACGGTATTCAATTTCCAAGGCCCACTCCTCTTATCCTCAACAG GTACACATTTCTTTGGCAGGAGAGAAGCACATCAGAGTTACCTGGATAACCGATGATAAACGTTCACCATCATATGTAGAATACGGAACATTACCTGGGAGATATGACTCAATTGCTGAAGGAGAGTTCACTTCTTATAACTATATGTTATATACCTCAGGAATGATACACCATGTTGTAATTGGACCTTTGGAAGATAACACTGTGTACTTTTACCGTTGTGGGGGAAAAGGTCCTGAGTTCCAGCTCAAAACCCCTCCAAACCAATTTCCAATTGTTTTTGCTGTGGCTGGTGATCTTGGTCAGACTGGCTGGACTAAATCAACATTGGATCACATTGACCAATCTCAATATGATGTCTACCTGCTTCCAGGAGACCTTTCATATGCTGATTGTATGCAGCATCTGTGGGACAGTTTTGGTGAACTAGTGGAGCCGCTTGCTAGTACAAGGCCATGGATGGTGACAGAGGGAAACCATGAAGAAGAGAACATACTATTGTTTACGGACAAGTTTGTGTCCTATAattccagatggaaaatgcCATTTGAGGAAAGTGGTTCGACTTCAAATCTCTATTATTCTTTTGAAGTTGCTGGTGTCCATGTTATTATGCTTGGCTCCTATGAAGATTATGATGTGTCCTCTGAACAATATAGATGGCTAAAG GAAGATCTGTCAAAGGTAGATAGGGTAAAAACACCTTGGTTGCTTGTGTCATTTCATGTACCGTGGTATAATAGTAACAAGGCTCATCAAGGTGCAGGGGATGATATGATGGCAGCTATTGAGCCGTTGCTTTATGACGCTAGTGTTGATTTAGTTCTTGCTGGTCATGTTCACGCTTATGAACGTTCG AAACGTGTGTATAATGGAAGATTGGATCCCTGTGGTGCGGTCCATATAACTATAGGTGATGGAGGAAACAGGGAAGGCTTAGCTCGGAA ATATATAAACCCACAACCAAAGTGGTCAGAATTCCGTGAAGCCAGTTTTGGTCACGGTGAGCTGAAGTTTGTAAACTCCACTCATGCCCTCTGGAGTTGGCACAGGAACGATGATGACAATTCAGTAAAAGTTGATGATATCTGGATAAACTCTTTGGTCAGCTCAGGATGCGTTGATCAGAAGACACATGAACTCAGAAGTACACTTATGATACCCTAA